In Aedes albopictus strain Foshan chromosome 3, AalbF5, whole genome shotgun sequence, the following are encoded in one genomic region:
- the LOC109416429 gene encoding mitochondrial import inner membrane translocase subunit Tim29 — protein MAFRGARFASSFIRNNLDAFKQRQTALQNRIDSIQFPEKYKGTIWEKWAMYWRNLIRDYKEMVIDTGKTMRERPVRSGIYLTLLGTTYYCCSTNPDEADFVNRFRQCANELQLVHPSCQNPTASHHIQFLQRCYNEGIVRRITLGVVSFIWLDNFDRGVAIYKAICPYLQPRYMTFHERVVDVGFNNEWWLLRKKMVDYDINEENL, from the coding sequence ATGGCATTCCGTGGTGCGAGGTTTGCCTCGTCATTCATTCGCAACAACCTGGACGCGTTCAAGCAAAGACAGACCGCTCTTCAAAACCGGATCGACTCGATTCAATTTCCGGAAAAATACAAAGGAACCATATGGGAAAAATGGGCCATGTACTGGCGAAATCTGATCCGTGACTACAAGGAAATGGTCATCGACACAGGTAAGACGATGCGGGAGCGACCGGTGCGCAGCGGGATTTACCTCACCCTGCTGGGAACGACCTACTACTGCTGTTCCACCAATCCGGACGAGGCGGACTTTGTCAATCGGTTCCGACAGTGTGCCAACGAGCTGCAGCTGGTGCATCCCAGCTGCCAGAACCCGACGGCCTCCCACCACATTCAGTTCCTGCAGCGGTGCTACAACGAGGGTATCGTCCGGAGGATAACGCTCGGGGTGGTGTCCTTCATTTGGTTGGACAATTTCGACCGAGGGGTGGCCATCTACAAGGCCATCTGTCCGTACTTGCAGCCCCGCTACATGACCTTCCACGAGCGGGTTGTCGACGTGGGCTTCAATAACGAGTGGTGGCTATTGCGGAAAAAGATGGTCGATTACGATATCAACGAGGAAAATCTATAG